The following proteins come from a genomic window of Pyxidicoccus sp. MSG2:
- a CDS encoding TetR/AcrR family transcriptional regulator, which produces MGRTRSFDEEVALDRAMRLFWRQGYEGTSLEDLTSTLGIAKPSLYAAFGNKRSLFSKAVERYTQTVRESLQRALDEPKSEDVVRRFLRLYTEPCADAPPGCFLVQGALACSPESAEVQREVTERRQEAEVLLAQRLARAQKEGDLPADARPNDLARYVCTVAQGLSVQATGGATAPQLRRVAELALMNWNALGSPRR; this is translated from the coding sequence ATGGGACGAACCCGGAGCTTCGACGAAGAGGTCGCACTGGACCGTGCGATGCGGCTGTTCTGGCGGCAGGGCTACGAGGGGACTTCCCTCGAGGACCTGACGTCGACGCTCGGAATCGCGAAGCCCAGCCTCTATGCCGCGTTCGGGAACAAGCGCTCGCTCTTCTCGAAGGCCGTGGAGCGCTACACGCAGACCGTCCGCGAGAGCCTCCAGCGCGCTCTGGACGAGCCGAAGTCCGAGGACGTCGTCCGTCGCTTCCTGCGCCTGTACACCGAGCCCTGCGCGGACGCCCCGCCAGGGTGCTTCCTCGTCCAGGGCGCCCTCGCGTGCAGTCCCGAGTCAGCGGAGGTCCAACGAGAAGTCACGGAGCGCCGCCAGGAAGCCGAAGTCCTGCTCGCCCAGCGACTGGCTCGCGCCCAGAAGGAAGGCGACCTGCCGGCGGACGCACGGCCCAATGACCTGGCGCGGTACGTGTGCACGGTCGCCCAGGGACTCTCCGTACAGGCCACGGGTGGCGCCACCGCCCCACAGCTGCGGCGCGTGGCGGAGCTTGCGCTCATGAACTGGAACGCGCTGGGCAGCCCCAGGCGCTAG
- a CDS encoding DUF418 domain-containing protein → MTSPATPAPAVPTEAHPIDASERLPLVDTLRGFALCGVFMANVYLWFSGRMFLSREQYEVAYKDPSWLDTVSNYLFGVLIGGRFVALFSFLFGLGFAVQLGRAERRGASVVPVYARRLTVMLLLGLAHLFLLFQGDIVSTYALLGFTLLVFHRRADRTLLVWAAVLIFLAPVLEHLALRLPQLLGTPGAAEAAKASADRSTALKAQVLEAFMHGSWLDTVRVGAAYYVGDLGRMLSIFFPVIVGRFLLGLWAGRRRLFHDAPRHLPFFRRLLAWGLGLGLLASGLGVLVGQLFSRKVLQPDSLPWLPFAMAPVRHLGEMGIAAAYVAIITLLFQREAWRRRLSVLAPVGRMALTNYLLESVLGVALFYGYGLGLMNTFGSAAQFAVALALFALQIVFSHLWLARFRFGPAEWVTRSLTYGRAQPMRRGSVREDTVVNA, encoded by the coding sequence ATGACGTCCCCCGCCACTCCCGCGCCAGCCGTCCCGACGGAAGCCCACCCCATCGACGCGTCCGAGCGCCTGCCGCTGGTCGACACGCTGCGCGGCTTCGCGCTGTGCGGCGTCTTCATGGCCAACGTCTACCTCTGGTTCAGCGGGCGCATGTTCCTCTCCCGAGAGCAGTACGAGGTGGCCTACAAGGACCCGTCCTGGCTGGACACCGTCAGCAACTACCTGTTCGGCGTGCTGATTGGCGGCCGGTTCGTCGCCCTCTTCTCGTTCCTGTTCGGCCTGGGGTTCGCGGTGCAGCTCGGACGCGCGGAGCGGCGCGGAGCTTCAGTGGTGCCGGTATATGCGCGGCGACTCACGGTGATGCTGCTCCTGGGGCTCGCGCACCTGTTCCTGCTCTTCCAGGGCGACATCGTCAGCACCTACGCCCTGCTGGGCTTCACGCTGCTCGTGTTCCACCGGCGCGCGGACCGCACGCTGCTGGTGTGGGCGGCAGTGCTCATCTTCCTCGCGCCCGTGCTGGAGCACCTGGCGCTGCGGCTGCCGCAGTTGCTGGGCACACCGGGCGCCGCGGAGGCCGCGAAGGCGTCCGCGGACCGCTCCACGGCGCTCAAGGCCCAGGTGCTGGAGGCGTTCATGCACGGCTCGTGGCTGGACACGGTGCGGGTCGGCGCGGCGTACTACGTGGGAGACCTGGGGCGGATGCTCAGCATCTTCTTCCCCGTCATCGTCGGCCGCTTCCTGCTGGGCCTGTGGGCGGGCCGCCGCCGCCTCTTCCACGACGCGCCCCGGCACCTGCCCTTCTTCCGCCGGCTGCTCGCGTGGGGACTGGGGCTGGGGCTCCTCGCCAGCGGACTGGGCGTGCTCGTCGGGCAGCTCTTCTCCCGCAAGGTCCTCCAGCCGGACTCGCTGCCATGGCTGCCGTTCGCCATGGCGCCGGTGCGCCACCTGGGGGAGATGGGAATCGCGGCGGCCTACGTCGCCATCATCACCCTGCTCTTCCAGCGCGAGGCGTGGCGGCGCCGCCTGTCGGTGCTGGCGCCGGTGGGGCGCATGGCGCTGACGAACTACCTCCTGGAGTCGGTGCTGGGCGTGGCCCTCTTCTACGGGTACGGGCTGGGGCTGATGAACACGTTCGGCTCGGCGGCGCAGTTCGCGGTGGCCCTGGCGCTCTTCGCCCTCCAGATTGTCTTCAGCCACCTGTGGCTGGCGCGCTTCCGCTTCGGCCCCGCCGAGTGGGTGACGCGCTCGCTGACGTACGGCCGGGCGCAGCCGATGCGCCGCGGCTCCGTGCGGGAGGACACGGTGGTGAACGCCTGA
- a CDS encoding SDR family oxidoreductase, which produces MADVKKVAFVTGGNRGIGLQTARELGQSGFEVIIGARDPGKGEAALAELRAAGVKAEVVLYDARRPETDASVKKYLEDRYGRLDVLVNNAGLIREELLAKNASTVPEDILRETFETNLFAVVRLTQTLLPLLKKAPAGRIVNVSSILGSLGLHSAEGSPISAAKAFAYNASKSALNAFTVHLADELKDTHVKVNSAHPGWVKTELGGPHAPMDVADSARTSVRLATLAADGPNGGFFHENDRLPW; this is translated from the coding sequence ATGGCTGACGTGAAGAAGGTTGCGTTCGTGACGGGTGGAAACCGTGGCATCGGGCTGCAGACCGCGCGCGAGCTGGGGCAGAGCGGCTTCGAGGTCATCATCGGCGCACGCGACCCGGGCAAGGGCGAGGCCGCGCTCGCGGAGCTCCGTGCGGCCGGCGTGAAGGCGGAGGTCGTGCTCTACGACGCCCGGCGTCCCGAGACGGACGCGTCCGTGAAGAAGTACCTCGAGGACAGGTACGGCCGCCTGGACGTGCTCGTGAACAACGCCGGGCTGATTCGTGAAGAGCTCCTGGCGAAGAACGCGTCGACCGTGCCGGAGGACATCCTGCGCGAGACGTTCGAGACCAACCTCTTCGCCGTGGTGCGGCTGACCCAGACGCTGCTGCCGTTGCTCAAGAAGGCTCCGGCGGGCCGCATCGTCAACGTCTCGAGCATCCTGGGCTCGTTGGGGCTGCACTCGGCGGAGGGCTCACCCATCTCCGCCGCGAAGGCGTTTGCCTATAACGCTTCCAAGTCCGCGCTCAATGCCTTCACGGTGCACCTGGCGGACGAGCTGAAGGACACCCACGTGAAGGTCAACTCCGCGCATCCGGGATGGGTGAAGACCGAGCTGGGTGGCCCTCACGCCCCCATGGACGTGGCGGACAGCGCCCGGACCAGCGTGCGCCTCGCCACGCTGGCGGCGGATGGTCCGAACGGCGGCTTCTTCCACGAGAACGACCGGCTGCCCTGGTAG
- a CDS encoding M36 family metallopeptidase, producing MSTGSYRRRLFHAVFLMGALTGPSAMAVAQESGGARNHDARDTYNAQARFGFSVSQKSGEAALRQSVPDLLVEVDESRGLVRSLTNPLGALSAPSSGDALAVGLDFVQKHHEALGLALEDLTQLEVTDRVYSKVSGITNLYLRQSHKGLPVYNAQLQINVDRDGRVLGVHSDFLPAVDAALASVEPRLGAADAVASLAKHLGASLAGVPRALKAEPGVKQRTRVEVEGFSSEPIDAELAVLPVRRGEARLVWHFQVHTPDQQHDYDVTVDAQTGEVWTRFDWVADDTYKVYPVPVESPNHTSPLPPSDGRVVVTNPANALASPYGWHDTNGVTGAEYTIPRGNNVHAYEDSNNDGLPPTSEPSCGTTLACSFTLSLTGAPSTYIPAAVTNLFYWNNIIHDVQYQYGFDEVSGNFQVNNYGRGGAGNDDVRAEAQDGGGTNNANFSTPPDGQRPRMQMYKWNTVTPNKDGDLDSGIIVHEYGHGISNRLVGGPSNVSCLGNRQQPGEGISDFLSLFYTAKATDTAAQGRGVGTYALNQATTGVGIRTQRYSTSSSVNTWTYASINGMAVPHGVGSVFTQAMWEAYWALVTQWGFNSNLYNATGSAGNQRMMLYFTQGLKNTPCSPTFTQVRDGIIQAATALHNGEDVCRLWTAFAAFGLGSNAVSGGSASTTPTNGFSVPTGCRLAVDGEGRTL from the coding sequence ATGTCCACTGGTTCCTACCGAAGGCGCCTCTTCCATGCGGTGTTTCTCATGGGGGCCCTCACGGGCCCCTCGGCAATGGCAGTCGCCCAGGAGTCTGGCGGCGCCCGCAACCACGACGCGCGCGACACGTACAACGCGCAGGCCCGCTTCGGCTTCTCCGTGAGTCAGAAGTCCGGTGAGGCGGCGCTGCGCCAGAGCGTGCCGGACCTCCTCGTGGAGGTGGACGAGTCGCGCGGGCTGGTGCGCTCGCTCACCAACCCCCTGGGTGCGCTCTCCGCTCCCAGCAGCGGCGATGCGCTGGCCGTCGGCCTGGACTTCGTCCAGAAGCACCACGAGGCGCTCGGGCTGGCGCTGGAGGACCTGACGCAGTTGGAGGTGACGGACCGCGTCTACTCGAAGGTCAGCGGCATCACCAACCTGTACCTGCGCCAGTCGCACAAGGGGCTGCCCGTCTACAACGCGCAGCTTCAAATCAACGTGGACCGGGACGGGCGCGTCCTCGGCGTGCACAGCGACTTCCTGCCCGCGGTGGACGCGGCCCTCGCCAGCGTGGAGCCGCGCCTGGGCGCCGCCGACGCGGTGGCGAGCCTGGCGAAGCACCTGGGTGCGTCGCTCGCGGGGGTGCCCCGGGCGCTGAAGGCGGAGCCCGGCGTGAAGCAGCGCACGCGCGTGGAGGTGGAGGGCTTCTCGAGCGAGCCCATCGACGCGGAGCTGGCGGTGCTGCCCGTGCGCCGGGGCGAGGCCCGCCTGGTGTGGCACTTCCAGGTCCACACCCCGGACCAGCAGCACGACTACGACGTGACGGTGGACGCCCAGACGGGCGAGGTGTGGACGCGCTTCGACTGGGTGGCCGACGACACCTACAAGGTCTACCCGGTGCCGGTGGAGAGCCCCAACCACACCTCGCCGCTGCCGCCCTCGGACGGGCGCGTGGTGGTCACCAACCCCGCCAACGCGCTGGCCTCGCCCTACGGCTGGCATGACACGAACGGCGTCACCGGGGCCGAGTACACCATTCCCCGTGGCAACAACGTCCACGCGTACGAGGACAGCAACAACGACGGCCTGCCGCCCACGTCGGAGCCGTCGTGCGGCACCACGCTGGCCTGCAGCTTCACGCTCAGCCTCACGGGCGCGCCGTCCACGTACATCCCGGCGGCCGTCACCAACCTGTTCTACTGGAACAACATCATCCACGACGTCCAGTACCAGTACGGGTTCGACGAGGTGTCCGGCAACTTCCAGGTGAACAACTACGGCCGCGGCGGCGCGGGCAACGACGACGTGCGCGCGGAGGCACAGGACGGCGGCGGCACCAACAACGCCAACTTCTCCACTCCGCCGGACGGCCAGCGCCCGCGCATGCAGATGTACAAGTGGAACACGGTGACGCCGAACAAGGACGGAGACCTGGACTCGGGCATCATCGTCCACGAGTACGGCCACGGCATCTCCAACCGCCTCGTCGGCGGCCCCAGCAACGTGTCGTGCCTCGGCAACCGGCAGCAGCCGGGCGAGGGCATCAGCGACTTCCTCTCGCTCTTCTACACCGCCAAGGCGACGGACACGGCCGCGCAGGGCCGTGGCGTGGGCACGTACGCGCTGAACCAGGCCACCACCGGCGTGGGCATCCGCACCCAGCGCTACAGCACCAGCTCCTCCGTCAACACGTGGACCTACGCCAGCATCAACGGCATGGCCGTTCCGCACGGCGTGGGCTCGGTCTTCACGCAGGCGATGTGGGAGGCGTACTGGGCGCTCGTGACCCAGTGGGGCTTCAACTCCAACCTGTACAACGCCACGGGCAGCGCTGGTAACCAGCGCATGATGCTGTACTTCACGCAGGGCCTGAAGAACACGCCGTGCAGCCCGACCTTCACGCAGGTGCGTGACGGCATCATCCAGGCCGCCACCGCCCTGCACAACGGCGAGGACGTCTGCCGGCTGTGGACGGCCTTCGCCGCCTTCGGCCTGGGCTCCAACGCCGTCTCCGGTGGCTCCGCCAGCACCACGCCGACCAACGGCTTCTCGGTTCCCACCGGGTGCCGGCTGGCCGTCGACGGCGAGGGCAGGACGCTCTAA
- a CDS encoding polysaccharide lyase — protein sequence MKTQNIRIAVGASLLAFGLVAEAAVIFHNTGTVSGWSSINREHNGSVNEVTNVTYEGPTAIKVTQVYDPSYTGRYHSEVVKNNVYRRGDTGFYGFAFRLQSDWQFQPQSYNLAQFIADFSDTGCDDYMPSSMVWLSGNQLFTRVKQGTVCNQKTVTFGNLATVTAGEWHKIVIQSKWASDGTGFYKLWFDGTKVLEQYNLNTTVADDRYFQFRVGLYANGWHDSGYMQGSQGTRSIWFDEIGAGTTFADADPAQW from the coding sequence ATGAAGACGCAAAACATCCGTATCGCTGTAGGCGCCTCGCTGCTGGCATTCGGTCTGGTCGCGGAAGCGGCGGTCATCTTCCACAACACGGGCACCGTGTCCGGCTGGAGCTCCATCAACCGGGAACACAACGGGTCGGTCAACGAGGTGACGAACGTCACCTACGAGGGGCCCACGGCCATCAAGGTGACGCAAGTCTATGACCCGTCGTACACGGGCCGCTACCACTCCGAGGTGGTGAAGAACAACGTGTACCGCCGTGGTGACACGGGCTTCTACGGCTTCGCGTTCCGGCTGCAGTCCGACTGGCAATTCCAGCCACAGTCCTACAACCTCGCCCAGTTCATCGCGGACTTCTCGGACACGGGCTGTGACGACTACATGCCGTCCAGCATGGTCTGGCTTTCGGGCAACCAGCTCTTCACGCGCGTGAAGCAGGGCACCGTCTGCAATCAGAAGACGGTGACGTTCGGCAACCTCGCCACCGTCACGGCGGGCGAGTGGCACAAGATTGTCATTCAGTCGAAGTGGGCGAGCGACGGCACCGGCTTCTACAAGCTCTGGTTCGACGGGACGAAGGTGCTCGAGCAGTACAACCTGAACACCACGGTCGCGGACGACCGGTACTTCCAGTTCCGCGTCGGCCTCTATGCGAATGGCTGGCACGACAGCGGCTACATGCAGGGCAGCCAGGGAACGCGCAGCATCTGGTTCGACGAGATTGGCGCGGGCACCACCTTCGCCGACGCCGACCCCGCGCAGTGGTAG
- a CDS encoding glycoside hydrolase family 15 protein translates to MDLYSAAKRMARPFRFSNPASYREIGLAGRGVIGDGITCALVRPDGVIDWLCFPRFDSPSVFAGILDDEKGGITGITPVVWPFESLQRYDPDTNVLETLFRFERKGVVRIIDYMPWTNDPRSTVHEVHRRIECLEGAVELNVVFDPRFGYGASETRVDREEHGLVARGARGERLVAVLSGQADWRSCRELHGQPCRGEAGLQTRIRLGAGERRWMILSWDSDRPEPIAAYRPFDHLRDTRQAWREWSQRLHYEGPWRHHVLRSALVLKLLMYGPTGAMVAAPTTSLPEWMGGPRNWDYRFSWVRDSAMAVRATNLLGFLGESREFFYFVRDTLQRGDPLQVMYTLDGGPVPPEQELPHLAGFQGSRPVRLGNGARDQFQFDTAGALLDAAYLYERFGGRLPLRTWRLLRTVIQTTARRWCEPDHGIWEPRREMRHNVHSKLMGWLALRRGQHLSRLFGETQLEQSCTDLADVIRTDILRNGVDPARKHFVGFYGGNEPDAALLLLPIVGCFRAKDPFILRTIDWLRSELGAGPFLRRYRMDDGVGGPEGGFILCGFWLAEALALANRIEEAEDVFVAHAEASNHLGLLAEEIHPLTREQLGNFPQAFSHLGLISAAARIDRALRLRDEGQTEPPHLLEPEPPPIE, encoded by the coding sequence ATGGACCTCTATAGCGCCGCGAAGCGAATGGCCCGCCCCTTCCGGTTCTCCAACCCGGCTTCCTACCGGGAAATCGGATTGGCGGGCCGCGGGGTGATTGGCGACGGAATCACCTGCGCCCTCGTCCGGCCGGATGGCGTCATCGACTGGCTCTGCTTTCCCCGCTTCGACAGCCCGAGCGTCTTCGCCGGCATCCTCGACGACGAGAAGGGTGGCATCACCGGCATCACCCCCGTCGTCTGGCCGTTCGAGAGCCTGCAGCGCTACGACCCGGACACCAACGTCCTGGAGACCCTCTTCCGCTTCGAGCGCAAGGGCGTCGTCCGCATCATCGACTACATGCCGTGGACGAACGACCCGAGGTCCACCGTCCATGAAGTCCACCGGCGCATCGAGTGCCTTGAGGGCGCGGTGGAGTTGAACGTCGTCTTCGACCCGCGCTTCGGGTACGGCGCCTCGGAGACACGGGTGGACCGCGAGGAGCACGGCCTGGTCGCACGCGGGGCGCGGGGCGAGCGCCTGGTCGCCGTCCTCAGCGGGCAGGCGGACTGGCGGTCCTGCCGTGAGCTCCACGGGCAGCCGTGCCGGGGCGAGGCGGGCCTCCAGACGCGCATCCGGCTCGGCGCGGGCGAGCGGCGCTGGATGATTCTCTCCTGGGACTCGGACCGGCCGGAGCCCATCGCCGCCTACCGCCCCTTCGACCACCTGCGCGACACCCGCCAGGCCTGGCGCGAGTGGTCCCAGCGCCTCCACTACGAGGGGCCCTGGCGGCACCACGTCCTCCGCTCCGCGCTGGTGCTGAAGCTGCTGATGTACGGCCCCACCGGCGCCATGGTGGCCGCGCCCACCACGTCGCTCCCCGAGTGGATGGGTGGCCCTCGCAACTGGGACTACCGCTTCAGCTGGGTCCGCGACTCGGCGATGGCCGTGCGTGCCACCAACCTCCTCGGCTTCCTGGGCGAGTCGCGCGAGTTCTTCTACTTCGTGCGCGACACCCTGCAGCGCGGCGACCCGCTCCAGGTGATGTACACACTGGACGGCGGCCCCGTGCCTCCGGAGCAGGAGTTGCCACACCTCGCCGGCTTCCAGGGCTCGCGCCCGGTGCGCCTCGGCAACGGCGCCAGAGACCAGTTCCAGTTCGACACCGCGGGCGCGCTGCTCGACGCGGCGTACCTCTACGAGCGCTTCGGCGGACGGCTCCCGCTGCGGACCTGGCGGCTGCTCCGCACGGTCATCCAGACCACCGCCCGCCGCTGGTGCGAGCCCGACCACGGCATCTGGGAGCCGCGCCGGGAGATGCGCCACAACGTCCACTCGAAGCTCATGGGCTGGCTGGCGCTCCGCCGGGGGCAGCATCTGTCCCGGCTCTTCGGGGAGACGCAGTTGGAGCAGTCGTGTACGGACCTGGCGGACGTCATCCGGACCGACATCCTGCGCAACGGCGTGGACCCGGCCCGCAAGCACTTCGTCGGCTTCTACGGAGGGAACGAGCCGGATGCCGCGCTGCTGCTCCTGCCCATCGTCGGGTGCTTTCGAGCGAAGGACCCATTCATCCTCCGGACCATCGACTGGCTGCGCAGCGAGCTGGGAGCGGGCCCGTTCCTGCGCCGCTACCGGATGGATGACGGGGTGGGTGGCCCCGAGGGCGGCTTCATCCTCTGCGGCTTCTGGCTGGCCGAGGCGCTAGCGCTGGCCAACCGCATCGAGGAGGCCGAGGACGTCTTCGTCGCGCACGCCGAGGCGTCGAACCACCTGGGCCTGCTGGCGGAGGAAATCCACCCGCTGACCCGTGAGCAACTGGGCAACTTCCCGCAGGCCTTCAGCCACCTCGGCCTCATCAGCGCCGCGGCGCGCATCGACCGCGCGCTGCGGCTGCGTGACGAGGGACAGACGGAGCCGCCACACCTCCTCGAGCCCGAGCCGCCGCCCATCGAGTAG
- a CDS encoding ATPase, T2SS/T4P/T4SS family → MSTSNLTPEPPSTPDAVFAHLLKQLGEVGRAPSRTPASPLTPEALAAALFDVAASTGAALFSVWAAEDPREVSGDGDEAEAEEGGPATQVNAGISFFFNADASADRVGLLGSERVPVRQPMAQALYRPLGQALAAYAKRGADPRFPLRGGVSFPPGAADPDLEFRVTFRDDALGTWTTARARDREARQAFPSITSLPLSASAGTFLDAHFRQPAQALFRGQWVLLTGAAGTGRSTTLRALMDALPDNVHALAAVEEPKAGAGGAIGMVRVGQALPLAQAVRSFLRQDPDFIFADEVRTLEDVTILCNGALTGHGTACTLEAKSPEEGYAWLTEAMPGVPLMPLIVHHTRDAATGAFAMTLHETTPTDDGGAPRIVPWTPSV, encoded by the coding sequence ATGAGCACCTCGAACCTGACGCCCGAGCCGCCGTCCACGCCCGATGCCGTGTTCGCCCACCTGCTGAAGCAGCTGGGCGAGGTGGGGCGGGCACCGTCGCGGACGCCCGCCTCACCGTTGACGCCCGAGGCCCTGGCGGCGGCCCTCTTCGACGTCGCGGCGAGCACGGGCGCGGCGCTGTTCTCCGTCTGGGCGGCCGAGGACCCTCGCGAGGTCTCCGGGGACGGTGACGAAGCCGAGGCAGAGGAGGGCGGGCCCGCGACGCAGGTCAACGCGGGCATCTCGTTCTTCTTCAACGCGGACGCGTCGGCGGACCGGGTGGGATTGCTCGGTTCGGAGAGGGTTCCGGTGCGGCAGCCGATGGCCCAGGCGCTGTACCGGCCACTGGGCCAGGCCCTGGCGGCGTACGCGAAGCGAGGCGCGGACCCGAGGTTTCCCCTGCGCGGCGGCGTGTCCTTCCCGCCGGGCGCGGCGGACCCGGACCTGGAGTTCCGGGTGACGTTCCGTGACGACGCGCTGGGCACCTGGACCACGGCGCGGGCGAGAGACCGGGAGGCGCGGCAGGCCTTCCCGAGCATCACGAGCCTGCCGCTCTCCGCGTCGGCGGGGACGTTCCTGGACGCGCACTTCCGGCAGCCGGCCCAGGCGCTGTTCCGCGGCCAGTGGGTGTTGCTCACGGGGGCCGCCGGAACGGGCCGCAGTACCACGCTGCGAGCCCTCATGGACGCGCTGCCCGACAACGTGCACGCGCTGGCGGCGGTGGAGGAGCCGAAGGCCGGCGCGGGCGGCGCCATTGGCATGGTGAGGGTAGGGCAGGCGCTGCCACTGGCGCAGGCGGTCCGCTCGTTCCTGCGGCAGGACCCGGACTTCATCTTCGCGGACGAGGTGCGCACGCTGGAGGACGTGACGATTCTCTGCAACGGCGCGCTCACGGGGCATGGAACCGCGTGCACCCTGGAGGCGAAGAGTCCCGAGGAGGGCTACGCGTGGCTGACCGAGGCGATGCCGGGCGTGCCCCTGATGCCCCTCATCGTGCACCACACGCGCGACGCGGCGACGGGCGCCTTCGCGATGACGCTCCACGAAACGACGCCCACGGACGATGGCGGCGCGCCGCGCATCGTGCCGTGGACGCCGTCCGTCTGA
- a CDS encoding glycosyltransferase yields MQSRHVISKVEDYEPFIGSQAVERILAKGKQLAGRSVCHVNSTYFGGGVAEILSSMTLLMRALGLDAEWRAIQGPPDFYGITKKMHNALQGAPIRLTDIKKEIYEDVAFQNALRNRFDHDFVVVHDPQPLPLVEFSHKRGPWIWRCHVDMANPSQEIFDYLTRYIEKYDAAISSAVEYRQPWRVPQLVFQPAIDPFSILNRELPEGEVDRRLRHYGVPTDLPLVVQVSRFDRWKDPHGVIEAFQLARRKVDCTLVLVGNVATDDPEGPQVYESLLGLKEDRVLIMSGEDTSFVNALQRRAAVVMQKSLREGFGLTVSEAMWKRTPVIGGNVGGIRYQIDDGENGFLVSSVEEAADRMVRLLSDEGLRRRMGEAAHEKVRQNFLMTRYLEQYLDLMDGFEARYRLRPEALDRLMPEGAGVERHATH; encoded by the coding sequence ATGCAGAGCCGACATGTGATTTCCAAGGTGGAAGACTACGAGCCCTTCATCGGCTCGCAGGCGGTGGAGCGGATTCTCGCCAAGGGCAAGCAGCTCGCAGGGCGCAGCGTCTGCCATGTGAACTCGACCTACTTCGGCGGTGGCGTGGCGGAAATCCTCTCCTCGATGACGCTGCTGATGCGCGCGCTGGGGCTCGACGCCGAGTGGCGCGCCATCCAGGGCCCGCCGGACTTCTACGGAATCACCAAGAAGATGCACAACGCGCTTCAGGGCGCCCCCATCCGCCTCACCGACATCAAGAAGGAAATCTACGAGGACGTCGCCTTCCAGAACGCGCTTCGCAACCGGTTCGACCATGACTTCGTCGTGGTGCATGACCCGCAGCCGCTCCCGCTGGTGGAGTTCTCGCACAAGCGCGGGCCGTGGATCTGGCGCTGCCATGTCGACATGGCCAATCCCAGCCAGGAAATCTTCGACTACCTCACCAGGTACATCGAGAAGTACGACGCTGCCATCAGCAGCGCGGTGGAGTACCGCCAGCCCTGGCGGGTGCCGCAGCTCGTCTTCCAGCCGGCCATCGACCCGTTCAGCATCCTCAACCGCGAGCTGCCGGAAGGGGAGGTGGACCGGCGCCTGCGCCACTACGGCGTCCCCACGGACCTGCCGCTGGTGGTCCAGGTCTCCCGGTTCGACCGCTGGAAGGACCCGCATGGCGTCATCGAGGCCTTCCAACTGGCGCGGCGGAAGGTGGACTGCACGCTGGTGCTCGTGGGCAACGTGGCCACGGATGACCCCGAAGGGCCGCAGGTCTACGAGTCGCTCCTGGGCTTGAAGGAGGACCGGGTCCTCATCATGAGCGGCGAGGACACGTCGTTCGTGAACGCCCTCCAGCGTCGCGCCGCCGTGGTGATGCAGAAGTCCCTGCGCGAAGGCTTCGGCCTGACGGTCAGCGAGGCCATGTGGAAGCGCACGCCCGTCATCGGCGGCAACGTGGGTGGCATCCGCTACCAGATTGACGACGGGGAGAATGGCTTCCTGGTGTCCTCGGTGGAGGAGGCTGCGGACCGCATGGTGCGCCTGCTCTCCGACGAGGGGCTGCGCCGCCGCATGGGCGAGGCGGCGCACGAGAAGGTGCGGCAGAACTTCCTGATGACCCGCTACCTGGAGCAGTACCTGGACCTGATGGACGGCTTCGAGGCCCGCTACCGCCTGCGTCCCGAGGCGCTGGACCGGCTGATGCCGGAGGGTGCCGGTGTGGAGCGGCACGCCACGCATTGA
- a CDS encoding carbohydrate-binding protein, protein MKKHLRSLSAALFFLLPAVAAAETTWVMNASVPVVGAGGGYVFYQFQLNTGVWPVAPGHTVGVVYTWDHWQTAQWGTLSWQSNQSNAYGSQDEVWRGAFNIPPNLTFTTVEYAIYVDDASGHRTWNNNNGQNFSVTKAN, encoded by the coding sequence ATGAAGAAGCATCTCCGGAGCCTGTCCGCCGCCCTGTTCTTCCTCCTGCCCGCCGTGGCCGCCGCGGAGACGACGTGGGTCATGAACGCGAGCGTGCCCGTGGTGGGCGCGGGTGGGGGCTACGTCTTCTATCAATTCCAGCTCAACACCGGCGTGTGGCCGGTGGCGCCAGGGCACACCGTGGGCGTCGTCTACACCTGGGACCACTGGCAGACCGCCCAGTGGGGCACGCTCTCCTGGCAGAGCAACCAGTCCAACGCCTACGGCAGCCAGGACGAGGTGTGGAGGGGCGCCTTCAACATCCCTCCCAACCTCACCTTCACCACCGTCGAGTACGCCATCTACGTGGATGACGCGTCCGGCCACCGCACCTGGAACAACAACAACGGGCAGAACTTCAGCGTCACCAAGGCGAATTGA